The following is a genomic window from Amycolatopsis australiensis.
GACACCACGTTGCTGTTCATCGTCAGCATCACGATCGACGCGAACCCGAACAACGCCAGCGGCACGCCCTTCGCACGCAGGGCCACCAGGACGTACACCGACGACACGAACAGCAGCGCCAGGCCGATCATCGGCAGCACGTGGCTCATCAGCGTCCACGCGTCCATCGGTGTGTCGCCCAGCAGCGCGTGGCCGGTGATCTTGGCTTCGTACCACAGCGTCTCGAAGATGTTCGGGTTGAACTTGTGGTACGACCACGTTTTGGCGCTCTTGAGCGCGTTGAAGCTGGCGAACGCGTCGCCGGTCTGGATCTTCATGTAGACCAGCACCGCGCCGAGCCCGAGGAACGCCGCCGGGAACCAGAGCAGGTTCCACGACAGCAGGCCGCGCAGCTTCCAGTCCTTCGACCGCCAGAACTCCAGGAAGCACAGGCCGACGAACACCGCCGCGGTGACGCGGGACGCGGTCAGCGGGATCAGCGTCAGGCCCATCCACAGCCACTGGCGGCGCAGCGCGAACAGGTAGGCCCAGAAGCCGAGCGCGCAGAACACCGCCTCGCTGTAGAACGAGTGCAGGAAGAACGCGGCGGGCGCGGTCAAGAACGCCGCGACGACCAGCCACGGCGCACGCTCGCCGTCGAAGAAGTGGCGCGCGATCTTCAGCAGTGCGGCCGCGGCCAGCCACGTGGCCACCAGGTTCACCAGGAACCCGGCGACGAGCAGGCCGAGCGTGCCGAAGCTGATCGTCTGCACCAGCCAGACCAGGATCGGGAACACCGGGTAGAACGCCCGTGTCGGGATGTAGCTGCCGGTGTAGGCGTGCACGGCGATCTCGCCGTAGTTGCCGGCGTCCCAGCGGTAGGTGTGCGCCAGGATGCTCATCGTCGAGCCGATGCCGGTCTTCGGGATGCCCTCGTCCGTCGGGCTGGACGGCCCGAACAGGTACGCCACGGCGATCAGCACCAGGTTCCACGCCAGCACGACGGCGAACGTGCGGGCGAAGTCGCCGGTCAGCCAGTCCCAGCGGGCGCGCGGTGCCGGACCGGCGTGCTCCGGCGCGGCCTCCCGGGCGGGGACGGCCGTGCTAGTCATGCGAAACCTCCGGGACGGGTGTCCCGGCCGCCGCCGCGGGCCGGTGCCGGAAGACGACCTTGTGGTAGAGCACGTAGTTCCAGACCAGGCCGACCGCGATCCCGGCGAACTTCGGGACCAGCAGGTTCACCCCGGGGAACAGCTTCGTGACGCCGAAGATGACCAGCGCCTGCACGACCCACAGGCCGAACGCGGTGACGCCGAAGAACAGCAGCGCCTGCCGGCGGACGTCGCCGTCCTTGGCGCGGAAGGTGAAGTTGCGGTTCAGGGTGAAGCTGAGCAACATGCCCGTGGTCGTCGAGACGAAGTTCGCGGCGAACAGCGGGACGCCGAGGGTGACCAGCAGCGCGTAGCCGAGCGCGTCGACCAGCGTGTTGGCCACTCCGACCAGGCCGAAGCGCAGCTGGGTCGGGGTGATCAGCTTCACCGGTTGCCGCTTCCGGCGTCGGCGCCCTCGCGCGCCCGGTCCGGCTCGCCCGCCCCGCCCGTGCGCACCGACGCGACGCCGTACAGCGGCCGGTTCTGCACCTGCGAGTACGTGCGGCCGATGTAGCTGCCGAGCACGCCGAGCATGATGATCTGGATCCCGCCGAGGAAGAACATCGCGACCCCGAGGAACGCCCAGCCGGGCACCGCGGTCTCCGGCGCGAACACCTTGACGCCGCCGACGTAGAGGATCCCGACGAAGCTCAGGAACGAGATCAGGTACCCCAGCCGCGTGATCATCCGCAGCGGGGTCACCGAGAAGCCCAGGATGCCGTCCGCGGCGAACCGCAGCATCTTGCGCAGCGGGTAGCCGGTCACGCCCGCGTGCCGCTTGTCCCGGTCGAACAGCACGGCCGTCTGCTTGAAGCCGATGTAGCTGACCAGCCCGCGCAGGAAGCGGTCGCGCTCGCGGTACTTGCGCAGCTCGTCGACGACCTTGCGGTCGATCAGCCGGAAGTCGCCGGTGTTCTTCGGGATGTCGACCGCGGCCATCTTGCGCAGGAACCAGTAGAACGCCCCGGCGGTGATCTTCTTGAACGCCGAGTCCTGGCGCGAGCGGCGCTGCGCGTAGACGACGTCGAAGCCCTCTTCCCACTTCTCGATCAGCTCGAGCGCCACCCGCGGCGGGTCCTGCATGTCGCTGTCCATGATGATGGCGGCGTCCGCGTCGACCAGGTCCAGCCCCGCGGTGACGGCCATCTGGTGGCCGAAGTTCCGGGACAGCTCGACCACCGTGACCCGCTCGTCGCGCGCGCTGAGCGCGGTCAGCTTGGCCAGCGAGCCGTCCCGGCTCCCGTCGTCGACGTAGATGAAGCTGAAGGCGTACTTCCCCGCGAGCGGGGCGGTCACCTCGTCCACCGTCTTGTGCAGCAGGTCGATGTTCTCTTCCTCGTTGAAGATCGGGAAGATGAACGCCACCCGGCGGGTGATCGGCTCTGTGGGCACTGCGGGGCTCCCCGGAATATCGATGTGGAAGGTTTCGGACGACGCCGTCGAGCAGGCGAATCCCCGACCTGTGCCCTGCATCCTAGGAGATCGGACCGGCCGCGGTGCCGGTACCCGCGTCAGCCGGCGGCCGCGGCCAGTTCGGTCATCCGCCGTTCGGTGCCCGCCGCCTCGCCGAAGTGGACGACGACGGCGTCCGCGCCCGCGTCGCGGAAGGCCCGGGCTTCGGCGGCGGTCGTCCGGGCGTCGCCCCGCCACTGCGCTCGCGCCGCCGCCCGGACCGGCCGGTCGCCCGCCAGCTTCCGCAGGGCCGCGACGCGCTCCCCGAACGCGGCGGGGGACAGGCCGGCGCTCTGCCAGGTTGTGCCGATCCGGGCGGCACGGCGCAGCGCCGCGGTGGAGTTGCCGCCGACCGTGACCGGCACCGGGCCCGCCGGACGCGGGGCGAAGTACCCGCCGCCGGGGCCGCGGCCCGTGCGGAACAGCTCCGCGAGCAGGTCGAGGGTGGCGTCGGTCCGCCGTCCCCGGCTGCCGAAGTCCGCGCCGACCTCGGCGAACTCGGGCTCGTTCCAGCCCGTGCCGACCCCGAGGTCGAACCGGTGCCCGGAGAGCCGGTCCAGCGTCGCGACCTGCTTGGCCAGCGCGAACGGCTCCCGCAGCGGCACGATCAGCACCGACGTGCCGAGCCGGATCCGGCTGGTCCGCGCCGCGATGTGGGCGAGGGTGACCAGCGGCTCGTAGACCCCGCCGAACACCTCGCCGAACGGGCCGGGCGGCAGCAGGTGGTCGGGCAGCCACGCGGTGCGGTAGCCGAGGTCTTCGGCGAGCCGGGCCAGCTCGGCGGGCCGGCCGGGGTCGAGGTCCGGCTGCTCGTTCGGCAGCACGGCTTCCAGGTCCATCACAGCCTCCCGAGGAACTTCTCGACGGCGGCGAGCCACTCGCCGGGGGCCTCCCCGCCGATGTCGTGGCCGGCCTCGATCTCGACCAGCTCGGCGCCGGGGATGCCGTCGGCGAGCTCCCGCGCCAATGCGGGCGACGCGATCCCGTCCAGGGTCGTCGCGACGACGAGCGCCGGAACGGCGATCGAGGCCAGCTCGGCGCGGGTGTCGACCTGCGCGACCAGGCCGACCTGCTCCGGGCTGCCGGCGGGGACGAAGGCGGCCAGCTCGGAGACGGCGGTCTCGAGTTCGGCCGCCGACATCGCTTCGAGGTGCTTTCCGCCGGTCCCGACGAGCATGAGGAACTTCGCGAGCAGCTCGCGGTCGCCCTCCAGCAGCGACGCCCAGATGTCGGCGGCGAGCCGCATCCGGTGGTCGAGCCGGGCGAACCCGCTGGTCAGGACGAGTCCGGTGACGCGGCCGGGATGGCGCGTGGTGGCGCGGACCGCGACCGCCGTGCCGAGCGAGTACCCGAGGATCGCGAAGCGCTCCAGCCCGGCGCCGACGGCGATCGCGACCAGCTCGTCGGCGACTTCGTCGAGGTCGAGCGCGCGGCCGGCGCGCGGGGTGGCGCCGGAGCCGGGGTAGTCCGGGCCGACGACGGTGTGCGTGCGCGCGAGGTCGTCCACGATCGGGCCGAAGTTGCCCTCGACACTGCCGCCGGCGCCGTGGGCGAGCAGGAGACCCGGGCCGGAGCCGCGGACGACGTGGTGGAAATGTTCGGTCATGCCGGCGACGTTAGGCATTCACATCGGTGTCAAGGTCAACCTTTTCCGGGGGTCGGATGCGGATCGGGGAGCTCGCGAAGCGCACCGGCGTCAGCACGCGGCTGCTGCGCTACTACGAGGAACAGGGCCTGCTGGCCGCTTCCCGCGACAGCAACGGCTACCGCTGCTACGGCGAGGACGCCGTCGTGCGCGTGCGCCAGATCCGGCGGCTGCTGGGCGCCGGGCTGAACACCGAGGTGATCGCGTCGGCGCTGCAGTGCGCGCGCGGCGAGGAGGCCCACCTGGACCTGTGCCCGGAGCTGGCGCGGCTGCTGCACCGGGAGCTGACGGCGATGGACGACCGGATCGGCGACCTGCAGCGGCGGCGCACCGCGCTGGCCGGGTACTTGTCCGCCGGGTCCTGAGGGCGCCTCGATACGCTGGACGGCGTGGGACCGGCGCGTGTCCTGACGGGGGAGTTCCGCCTGGTGTGCCAGGCTTGACGAGGTGAAGGACGACGAGTGAATCGGCAGCCGCTGCGCCTGGCCATCATCGAGGCCACCCGGATTCTCGAGCGCGCCGGCGTCGCCTCGCCGCGGTTCGACGCCGAGGTGATCGCCGCGCACGTGCTCGGGGTCGATCGCGGGCGGCTGCCGATGGTGCCGCTGGTGGACCCGCCGGTCATCGAGGCCATCGGCCAGCTCGTCCAGCAACGCGCGAAGCGGATTCCGCTGCAGTACCTGACGGGCTGGGCGGCGCTCGGGGACATCACGGTGGCGGTCGGCGCGGGGGTGTTCGTGCCGCGGCCGGAGACCGAGCTGCTGCTCGAATGGGGCCTCAAGTTCCTGCAGGGCCGGGAGTTCCCGGTGGTGGTGGACCTGTGCACGGGCTCGGGCGCGCTGGCGCTCGCGGTGGCGCACGCGCGCCCGGACGCGGTGGTCTACGCGGTGGACGTCGACCCGCAGGCGCTGGCCTGGGCCCGCCACAACGCGGACGTCCACGCCGACGCGGGCAACACCCCGATCCGGCTGTACTCGGGCGACATCGGCGACCCGACGATGTTCGCGGAGCTCGACGGCCTGGTCGACCTGGTGCTGTGCAACCCGCCGTACGTCCCGGAGGGCACGCCGGTGCCCCCGGAGGTGGCGGAGCACGATCCGCCGCGAGCGGTGTTCGCGGAGGAGAGCGGCCTGGCGGTGATCCGCCACGCGATCGCGGCGGGAGCCCGGCTGCTGCGTCCGGGCGGCGGACTGGCGATCGAGCACGACGACACGCACGGCTCGGCGGTCCCGGCGCTGGTGCGAGCCCGTCGGGTACTGA
Proteins encoded in this region:
- a CDS encoding glycosyltransferase family 2 protein encodes the protein MPTEPITRRVAFIFPIFNEEENIDLLHKTVDEVTAPLAGKYAFSFIYVDDGSRDGSLAKLTALSARDERVTVVELSRNFGHQMAVTAGLDLVDADAAIIMDSDMQDPPRVALELIEKWEEGFDVVYAQRRSRQDSAFKKITAGAFYWFLRKMAAVDIPKNTGDFRLIDRKVVDELRKYRERDRFLRGLVSYIGFKQTAVLFDRDKRHAGVTGYPLRKMLRFAADGILGFSVTPLRMITRLGYLISFLSFVGILYVGGVKVFAPETAVPGWAFLGVAMFFLGGIQIIMLGVLGSYIGRTYSQVQNRPLYGVASVRTGGAGEPDRAREGADAGSGNR
- a CDS encoding MerR family transcriptional regulator translates to MRIGELAKRTGVSTRLLRYYEEQGLLAASRDSNGYRCYGEDAVVRVRQIRRLLGAGLNTEVIASALQCARGEEAHLDLCPELARLLHRELTAMDDRIGDLQRRRTALAGYLSAGS
- the prmC gene encoding peptide chain release factor N(5)-glutamine methyltransferase, whose translation is MNRQPLRLAIIEATRILERAGVASPRFDAEVIAAHVLGVDRGRLPMVPLVDPPVIEAIGQLVQQRAKRIPLQYLTGWAALGDITVAVGAGVFVPRPETELLLEWGLKFLQGREFPVVVDLCTGSGALALAVAHARPDAVVYAVDVDPQALAWARHNADVHADAGNTPIRLYSGDIGDPTMFAELDGLVDLVLCNPPYVPEGTPVPPEVAEHDPPRAVFAEESGLAVIRHAIAAGARLLRPGGGLAIEHDDTHGSAVPALVRARRVLTGVEDHTDLTGRARFVTARRLG
- a CDS encoding GtrA family protein produces the protein MKLITPTQLRFGLVGVANTLVDALGYALLVTLGVPLFAANFVSTTTGMLLSFTLNRNFTFRAKDGDVRRQALLFFGVTAFGLWVVQALVIFGVTKLFPGVNLLVPKFAGIAVGLVWNYVLYHKVVFRHRPAAAAGTPVPEVSHD
- a CDS encoding TIGR03619 family F420-dependent LLM class oxidoreductase, whose protein sequence is MDLEAVLPNEQPDLDPGRPAELARLAEDLGYRTAWLPDHLLPPGPFGEVFGGVYEPLVTLAHIAARTSRIRLGTSVLIVPLREPFALAKQVATLDRLSGHRFDLGVGTGWNEPEFAEVGADFGSRGRRTDATLDLLAELFRTGRGPGGGYFAPRPAGPVPVTVGGNSTAALRRAARIGTTWQSAGLSPAAFGERVAALRKLAGDRPVRAAARAQWRGDARTTAAEARAFRDAGADAVVVHFGEAAGTERRMTELAAAAG
- a CDS encoding alpha/beta fold hydrolase — encoded protein: MTEHFHHVVRGSGPGLLLAHGAGGSVEGNFGPIVDDLARTHTVVGPDYPGSGATPRAGRALDLDEVADELVAIAVGAGLERFAILGYSLGTAVAVRATTRHPGRVTGLVLTSGFARLDHRMRLAADIWASLLEGDRELLAKFLMLVGTGGKHLEAMSAAELETAVSELAAFVPAGSPEQVGLVAQVDTRAELASIAVPALVVATTLDGIASPALARELADGIPGAELVEIEAGHDIGGEAPGEWLAAVEKFLGRL